The following are encoded in a window of Pseudomonas multiresinivorans genomic DNA:
- a CDS encoding LysR substrate-binding domain-containing protein — MSRINIRNIARIDLNLLLTFHCLMTERSATRASAMLHVTQGAVSSALRRLREHFGDELFIRTASGMQPTRKAMELAPKIAEALTSISGVLGAEPDFSPRDSSYVFNIGLSDDIEAYLAPRIVNAAAAEGLGVSFAFHQSNSSLWKQSLQDPDMDLVICSEPKDFNTSYSSQVLFSSSYACLFRSRGRAADEPIALEEYFAANHVRVSYDGRRGFIDDMFEAAGYARRVTASFTHFSGALTTLMSSEVIATIPSFAAESYAAMTDLSVSPVPFPVPSFRCFMVWDIARHNKPHHEWLRQFIGELAQKLG; from the coding sequence ATGAGCCGGATTAACATACGTAATATCGCGCGGATCGACCTGAACCTGCTGCTGACCTTCCACTGCCTGATGACCGAGCGCAGCGCCACTCGCGCCTCGGCCATGTTGCACGTGACCCAGGGCGCGGTGAGCTCGGCCCTGCGCCGGCTGCGCGAGCACTTCGGCGATGAGCTGTTCATCCGCACGGCCTCCGGCATGCAGCCCACGCGCAAGGCGATGGAGCTGGCACCGAAGATCGCCGAGGCGTTGACGTCGATTTCCGGGGTGCTGGGCGCCGAGCCGGATTTCTCGCCGCGCGACTCCAGCTACGTGTTCAACATCGGCCTGTCCGACGACATCGAGGCCTACCTCGCCCCGCGCATCGTCAATGCCGCAGCCGCAGAAGGATTGGGTGTGAGCTTCGCCTTCCACCAGAGCAACAGCTCGCTGTGGAAGCAGTCCCTGCAGGACCCGGACATGGACCTGGTGATCTGCAGCGAACCCAAGGACTTCAACACCAGCTATTCGTCGCAGGTGCTGTTCTCCTCGTCCTACGCCTGCCTGTTCCGCTCCCGGGGCCGTGCGGCGGACGAGCCGATTGCCCTGGAGGAATACTTCGCCGCCAACCACGTGCGGGTGTCCTACGACGGCAGGCGCGGCTTCATCGATGACATGTTCGAAGCGGCAGGCTACGCGCGGCGCGTGACCGCCTCTTTCACGCACTTCAGTGGCGCACTGACGACGCTGATGAGCAGCGAGGTGATCGCCACCATCCCCAGCTTCGCGGCCGAAAGCTACGCGGCAATGACCGACCTGAGTGTCAGCCCGGTGCCGTTCCCGGTGCCCTCTTTCCGCTGTTTCATGGTCTGGGACATCGCCCGCCACAACAAGCCGCACCACGAGTGGCTGCGGCAGTTCATCGGCGAACTGGCGCAGAAGCTCGGCTGA
- a CDS encoding cytoplasmic protein, producing MQKYRLIIQRHGQLLGHFDSDLPWAKEAVSSIAGCLGDLGYGLELLVADSERRLLESSPEGIKVLSSEPLYRPLALDKL from the coding sequence ATGCAGAAGTACCGTCTGATCATTCAGCGCCATGGCCAGTTGCTCGGCCATTTCGATTCCGACCTGCCGTGGGCGAAGGAGGCCGTGAGCAGCATTGCCGGTTGTCTGGGCGATCTGGGTTATGGCCTGGAACTGCTGGTGGCCGACAGCGAGCGCCGCCTGTTGGAGAGTTCTCCCGAAGGCATCAAGGTGCTGAGCAGCGAGCCGCTGTATCGACCCCTGGCGCTGGACAAACTGTAG
- a CDS encoding MOSC domain-containing protein yields MNLPSIRLDALLTGRAVPFTRPGSRSAIAKLPRQAALRVTRLGLESDEQGDLRVHGGVEKAIHHYPREHYADWSAELGEHPLLSQPGAFGENFSSTGWTERDLCLGDRIRAGTALLEVSQGRMPCWKLNDRFDVVQMALRVQESGRTGWYYRVLEEGSVAAGATLEVVERPYPDWSLQRLSAVLFDKRVDADVLRECLELPLPPNWRRTLSRRLENGAVEDWSPRLEGAPKA; encoded by the coding sequence ATGAACCTGCCCTCCATCCGCCTCGATGCCCTTCTCACTGGTCGCGCCGTGCCTTTCACCCGGCCAGGCTCGCGCAGCGCCATTGCCAAGCTGCCGCGCCAGGCGGCACTGAGGGTGACCAGGCTGGGCCTGGAAAGCGACGAACAAGGTGATCTGCGTGTGCACGGCGGGGTGGAAAAGGCCATTCACCACTACCCCCGCGAGCACTACGCCGACTGGTCTGCCGAACTAGGTGAACACCCGCTGCTGAGCCAGCCCGGCGCATTTGGCGAGAACTTCAGCAGCACAGGCTGGACCGAGCGTGATCTCTGCCTGGGCGACCGCATACGCGCCGGCACGGCGTTGCTGGAGGTGTCGCAGGGGCGCATGCCCTGCTGGAAGCTCAACGACCGCTTCGACGTGGTGCAAATGGCCCTGCGGGTGCAGGAGTCGGGACGTACCGGCTGGTACTACCGGGTACTGGAGGAAGGCTCCGTCGCTGCGGGTGCGACACTGGAAGTGGTCGAGCGTCCGTATCCCGACTGGTCGCTGCAACGGCTCTCCGCCGTACTGTTCGACAAGCGCGTGGATGCCGATGTCCTGCGCGAATGCCTGGAACTGCCGCTCCCGCCGAACTGGCGCCGCACCCTGTCGCGGCGCCTGGAGAACGGCGCGGTGGAAGACTGGAGCCCGCGACTGGAAGGCGCGCCGAAAGCCTGA
- a CDS encoding DMT family transporter has protein sequence MKRGVVYAGMAGAIWGGVILAPSLVPEFNPLLISSVRFALYGAISLLVALPVALGLLRRVSREDLSMLMRLSLAGNLLYFALLSAAVQFAGVAAASLINGIMPLAIAYQSRSEHDSLPLSRMKLPLALVALGILCINLDPSALMAAGSTPGERILGIVCGFCGVACWSWYASANARYLKASHFNSHEWSTLIGVVTGVMAVILAGVGVLIAPQAVPSGVAAERWMAFLWVSLFLAVFGSWVANGLWNAATRRLPMSLGGQLIVFETLFACAYAYINEQRLPGPVEALAIVLLTVGVLWAIGLHRAPAQVPARAMES, from the coding sequence ATGAAACGCGGGGTGGTCTACGCAGGCATGGCAGGCGCAATCTGGGGCGGAGTGATCCTGGCGCCGTCGCTGGTGCCGGAATTCAACCCGCTGCTGATCAGCTCCGTGCGTTTCGCGCTGTATGGCGCCATCTCGTTGCTGGTCGCCTTGCCGGTGGCCCTCGGCCTGCTGCGCCGGGTCAGCCGCGAAGACCTTTCGATGCTGATGCGCCTGTCGCTGGCCGGCAACCTGCTGTACTTCGCGCTGCTCTCGGCGGCGGTGCAGTTCGCCGGAGTGGCGGCGGCCTCGCTGATCAACGGCATCATGCCGCTGGCGATCGCCTACCAGAGCCGTTCGGAACATGATTCGCTGCCGCTGTCGCGAATGAAGCTGCCGCTGGCGCTGGTGGCCCTGGGCATCCTCTGCATCAACCTCGACCCTTCGGCGCTGATGGCCGCCGGGAGTACGCCGGGCGAGCGCATTCTCGGCATCGTCTGCGGTTTCTGTGGCGTGGCCTGCTGGTCCTGGTACGCCAGCGCCAACGCGCGTTACCTGAAGGCCAGCCACTTCAACAGTCACGAATGGTCGACGCTGATCGGCGTGGTGACGGGCGTGATGGCCGTGATACTGGCGGGCGTTGGCGTGCTGATTGCGCCGCAGGCAGTGCCGAGTGGCGTTGCCGCGGAGCGCTGGATGGCGTTCCTCTGGGTGTCGCTGTTCCTCGCCGTGTTTGGTTCCTGGGTCGCCAATGGCCTGTGGAACGCGGCGACGCGCCGCCTGCCGATGAGCCTGGGCGGGCAGCTGATCGTCTTCGAGACGTTGTTCGCCTGCGCCTATGCGTACATCAACGAGCAGCGGTTGCCCGGTCCGGTGGAAGCGCTGGCGATTGTCCTGCTCACCGTTGGCGTGCTCTGGGCCATCGGCCTGCACCGCGCGCCGGCGCAGGTTCCGGCTCGTGCCATGGAGTCCTGA
- a CDS encoding LysR substrate-binding domain-containing protein: MSRYLRTLPPLETLITFEAVGRCGSFTQAATELFLTQSAVSKQMRALESSLKVPLFERKPRGVTLTAAGAELLSTVDMLLERLQHSVRRIRNVHQSNAVSVLATHAMAQFWLFPRLIEFNKAHPGIAVHVHAINEMDEASLVDFDLGILYGAGDWTTLDSRFVLPEVVYPVARPDFDASRITSLDQLAAAPLVQLDTSAWSCLDWHDWFGHFGKDYQPAESDPVFNQLTLAYRAVQQGMGIGLAWGFMADEAVASGEMQRVTDLAMVTERGEYLVSLRHRELSPAAQLFHDWLLASLGLDEAAA, translated from the coding sequence ATCAGCCGATATCTACGCACCCTGCCGCCCCTGGAAACCCTCATCACCTTCGAGGCCGTTGGCCGCTGCGGCAGCTTCACCCAGGCCGCCACTGAGCTGTTCCTCACGCAGAGCGCGGTGAGCAAGCAGATGCGGGCGCTGGAGAGCAGCCTCAAGGTGCCGCTGTTCGAACGCAAACCGCGTGGCGTCACCCTCACCGCTGCCGGCGCGGAGTTGCTGAGCACCGTGGACATGCTGCTGGAGCGCCTGCAACACAGCGTGCGGCGCATCCGCAACGTGCACCAGAGCAACGCCGTGTCGGTACTGGCGACCCACGCCATGGCGCAGTTCTGGCTGTTTCCCAGGCTGATCGAGTTCAACAAGGCGCATCCCGGCATTGCCGTGCACGTGCACGCGATCAACGAGATGGACGAAGCCAGCCTGGTGGATTTCGACCTGGGCATCCTCTACGGCGCGGGCGACTGGACCACGCTGGACAGCCGCTTCGTGCTGCCGGAAGTGGTCTATCCGGTCGCCCGCCCGGACTTCGACGCCTCGCGTATCACCAGCCTCGACCAGCTTGCCGCCGCGCCGCTGGTGCAACTGGATACCTCGGCCTGGAGCTGCCTGGACTGGCACGATTGGTTCGGCCACTTCGGCAAGGATTACCAGCCAGCGGAAAGCGACCCGGTGTTCAACCAGCTCACCCTCGCCTACCGCGCCGTGCAGCAGGGCATGGGCATCGGCCTGGCCTGGGGCTTCATGGCCGACGAAGCCGTGGCCAGCGGCGAGATGCAACGGGTGACCGACCTGGCCATGGTCACCGAGCGCGGCGAATACCTGGTGTCGCTGCGCCATCGAGAGCTGTCGCCGGCCGCGCAGCTGTTCCATGACTGGCTGCTGGCATCACTGGGCCTGGATGAAGCGGCTGCGTAG
- a CDS encoding HIT family protein yields the protein MQIPSSHVIHQTEHWLLNHHLASALPGYLMLGSKQPADSLADLPEAALAEMGGLMAKVQRILEQTLQPKWLYIGRFGHSPGFPIHFHFIPVYAWVEELFWADERYRTLSQFAHIEDAATQTDGAELTLFVWREFGEAPVPPAVQGPSIGQVIELLRSRFIQAQ from the coding sequence ATGCAGATTCCTTCCTCCCACGTCATTCACCAGACTGAGCACTGGCTGCTCAACCACCATCTGGCGTCCGCCTTGCCGGGTTACCTGATGCTCGGTTCGAAGCAGCCGGCGGACTCGCTGGCCGACCTGCCGGAAGCCGCGCTGGCTGAAATGGGCGGGTTGATGGCGAAGGTCCAGCGCATCCTCGAGCAGACGCTGCAACCCAAATGGCTGTACATCGGCCGCTTCGGTCATTCGCCGGGCTTCCCGATCCACTTCCATTTCATCCCGGTGTACGCCTGGGTGGAGGAGCTGTTCTGGGCCGATGAGCGCTATCGCACGCTGAGCCAGTTCGCCCATATCGAGGATGCCGCCACCCAGACCGACGGCGCCGAGCTGACCCTGTTCGTCTGGCGCGAGTTCGGCGAGGCGCCCGTACCCCCAGCAGTGCAGGGGCCGTCGATCGGGCAGGTGATCGAGTTGCTACGCAGCCGCTTCATCCAGGCCCAGTGA
- a CDS encoding class I SAM-dependent methyltransferase produces MAPFHDPDAAARYAENPPRFVPGLFDLHRMAAILLAENAPPDGHLLVLGAGGGMELRAFAEAQPSWRFTGVDPSAEMLAVAAQMLGPHARRAELLQGYIDDAPPGPFDGGACLLTLHFLPEAERLRTLREIHSRLKPGSAFVMAHLCVPQGAGERARWLSRYADFAVSSGMEPANAQQARSAVDAHLNILTPEQDEALLWEAGFSRIEAFYVGFAFRGWVALA; encoded by the coding sequence ATGGCCCCGTTCCACGATCCCGACGCCGCCGCGCGCTATGCGGAAAATCCGCCGCGCTTCGTCCCCGGCCTGTTCGACCTGCACCGCATGGCCGCCATCCTGCTGGCCGAGAATGCGCCGCCCGACGGCCACCTGCTGGTACTCGGCGCGGGCGGCGGCATGGAGCTGCGAGCCTTCGCCGAAGCCCAGCCGTCCTGGCGCTTCACAGGCGTCGACCCTTCCGCCGAGATGCTCGCGGTGGCCGCGCAGATGCTGGGGCCGCACGCACGCCGGGCCGAACTGCTGCAGGGCTATATCGATGACGCACCGCCTGGCCCGTTCGACGGTGGCGCCTGCCTGCTGACGCTGCACTTTCTGCCCGAGGCGGAGCGCTTGCGCACGCTGCGTGAGATCCACTCCCGGCTCAAGCCCGGCTCTGCCTTCGTCATGGCTCACCTGTGCGTACCGCAAGGCGCTGGCGAACGGGCGCGCTGGCTATCGCGCTATGCCGATTTCGCCGTCAGCTCGGGGATGGAACCGGCCAACGCCCAGCAGGCTCGCAGCGCCGTGGACGCGCACCTGAACATCCTCACTCCCGAGCAGGACGAAGCGCTGCTCTGGGAAGCCGGCTTCAGCCGCATCGAGGCCTTCTATGTCGGCTTCGCCTTCCGCGGCTGGGTCGCGCTCGCCTGA
- a CDS encoding DUF1360 domain-containing protein, with protein sequence MIDLLNSPLAGVLWTCLALAIAASALSMTVTQTELFAPLRALAWKVHPQVGHLFQCFYCFSHWVVIAGTLVYRPVVIASGWAAADWLVATFFTVALTALFCGLLFKVFLTAMAKAVRERELKKLFASE encoded by the coding sequence ATGATCGACCTTCTGAACTCGCCACTGGCCGGTGTGCTGTGGACCTGCCTGGCGCTGGCCATCGCCGCATCCGCCCTGTCCATGACCGTCACCCAGACCGAGCTCTTCGCACCCCTGCGCGCGCTGGCCTGGAAGGTCCACCCGCAGGTCGGCCACCTGTTCCAGTGCTTCTACTGCTTCAGTCACTGGGTGGTGATCGCCGGCACCCTGGTCTACCGTCCGGTAGTGATCGCCAGCGGTTGGGCGGCGGCCGACTGGCTGGTGGCGACCTTCTTCACCGTCGCCTTGACCGCTCTGTTCTGCGGCCTGCTGTTCAAGGTGTTCCTCACCGCCATGGCCAAGGCCGTCCGCGAGCGGGAACTGAAAAAGCTGTTCGCTTCCGAATGA
- a CDS encoding Rrf2 family transcriptional regulator — MRTDSRLSRMLHVLLHMARDDQPVTSERIARMLGTNPAVVRRTMGGLREAGYVRSEKGHGGGWTLDCDLGQVTLLDVYRAVGSERLFAMGFDNAHPGCLVEKVVNAALQDAMEQATAILLERLGAVSLADLAERFSTLYPQDR, encoded by the coding sequence GTGAGAACCGACAGCCGCCTCTCGCGCATGCTCCACGTGCTGCTGCACATGGCCCGCGACGACCAGCCCGTGACCTCCGAACGCATCGCCCGGATGCTCGGCACCAACCCGGCCGTGGTGCGGCGGACCATGGGCGGCCTGCGCGAGGCCGGCTACGTGCGCTCGGAGAAGGGCCACGGTGGCGGCTGGACGCTGGACTGCGACCTTGGCCAGGTGACGCTGCTGGACGTCTACCGCGCGGTGGGTAGCGAACGCCTGTTCGCCATGGGTTTCGACAACGCACACCCGGGCTGCCTGGTGGAAAAGGTGGTCAACGCCGCCTTGCAGGACGCCATGGAGCAGGCCACCGCCATCCTCTTGGAGCGCCTGGGCGCCGTGTCGCTGGCCGATCTCGCCGAGCGTTTCAGCACACTTTACCCGCAGGACCGCTGA
- a CDS encoding GNAT family N-acetyltransferase: protein MNDLSIQLVQAGPEHQDLIRNLYQYYAYESSDWEDEDVEVDGRFYIHEEHLARYWSEPEWSANLILADGFIAGFLLVEGSELPGIDALELSDLFVLKKYRRLGIGRALANQVLLGNPGPWLVRFYAQDEVAAAFWKAVFADLPRPVQSVEPGDDPQLMSYLINPATH from the coding sequence ATGAACGATCTTTCCATCCAGCTGGTGCAGGCCGGCCCCGAACACCAGGACCTGATCCGCAACCTCTACCAGTACTACGCCTACGAGTCATCGGACTGGGAGGACGAGGACGTGGAGGTCGACGGCCGCTTCTACATCCACGAAGAGCACCTGGCGCGCTATTGGAGCGAGCCGGAGTGGAGCGCCAACCTGATCCTCGCCGACGGCTTCATCGCCGGCTTCCTGCTGGTGGAAGGCAGCGAGCTGCCCGGCATCGATGCGCTGGAGCTATCGGACCTGTTCGTCCTGAAGAAGTACCGCCGCCTCGGTATCGGCCGCGCCCTGGCCAACCAGGTGCTGCTGGGCAACCCGGGCCCCTGGCTGGTGCGTTTCTACGCCCAGGACGAGGTCGCGGCAGCTTTCTGGAAGGCCGTGTTCGCCGACCTGCCGCGCCCGGTGCAGAGCGTCGAGCCAGGAGACGATCCGCAGCTGATGAGCTACCTGATCAACCCGGCCACGCACTGA
- a CDS encoding nuclear transport factor 2 family protein has protein sequence MTALNLYPQAAASLASWHQMVAAKNLSNLPQLLAPNAVFRSPMAHTPYPGAPVVSTILNTVLQVFENFTYHRELATGDGLNVVLEFSATVSGKELKGIDMIRFDEAGKIVEFEVMVRPLSGLQALGEEMGRRLAPYLAAAKAQTAKS, from the coding sequence GTGACCGCACTGAACCTGTATCCCCAGGCCGCCGCTTCCCTGGCCAGCTGGCACCAGATGGTAGCTGCCAAGAACCTGTCCAACCTGCCGCAACTGCTGGCGCCCAACGCGGTGTTCCGCTCGCCCATGGCGCACACGCCCTACCCCGGCGCGCCGGTGGTCTCGACCATCCTCAACACCGTGCTGCAAGTGTTCGAGAACTTCACCTACCACCGCGAACTCGCCACCGGCGACGGCCTGAACGTCGTGCTGGAATTCAGCGCCACCGTCAGCGGCAAGGAGCTCAAGGGTATCGACATGATCCGCTTCGACGAAGCCGGCAAGATCGTCGAGTTCGAGGTGATGGTCCGTCCGCTCAGCGGCCTGCAGGCCCTGGGCGAGGAAATGGGCCGGCGCCTGGCGCCCTACCTGGCGGCAGCCAAGGCGCAGACTGCCAAGAGCTGA
- a CDS encoding thioredoxin family protein, translating to MASYEELFAIGEGFDAFVAHGLPDEIAGVRKVQQQLAEPGSISAETLRRILAIEGRYRLLIAGEMWCPDCQINVTVMDHLQRLQPRVELAVITKGRAEDDLRERMALDRILIPVVLVLDSDFQPVGRFIERPLEVVAGGDALKPAYRAGEYLESTLTDLLELFERAEART from the coding sequence ATGGCCTCCTATGAGGAACTGTTCGCCATCGGCGAAGGCTTCGACGCCTTCGTCGCCCACGGCCTGCCCGACGAGATCGCCGGCGTGCGCAAGGTCCAGCAGCAACTGGCCGAGCCCGGTTCGATCAGCGCCGAAACCCTGCGCCGCATCCTGGCCATCGAAGGCCGCTACCGCCTGCTGATCGCTGGCGAGATGTGGTGCCCGGACTGCCAGATCAACGTCACCGTGATGGACCATCTGCAGCGCCTGCAACCGCGTGTGGAGCTGGCCGTGATCACCAAAGGCCGCGCCGAGGACGATCTGCGCGAGCGCATGGCGCTGGACCGTATCCTGATTCCTGTCGTCCTGGTGCTGGATAGCGATTTCCAGCCAGTGGGGCGTTTCATCGAACGGCCGCTGGAAGTGGTGGCCGGTGGCGATGCGCTCAAGCCGGCCTACCGCGCGGGTGAGTATCTGGAGAGCACGCTGACGGACCTGCTGGAGCTATTCGAAAGAGCCGAAGCGCGCACCTGA
- a CDS encoding TonB-dependent siderophore receptor has product MKDVASGALLLGLSTFALSAVAAPVAIDLPKQPLAVSLEQLQSASGMRISYDRAQVAKVGAPALKGNMEAGEALDRLLADSGLQGTVDGNSAQVSGTVRSKAAGNDSVDLGATEIVGAASVAPGTTEGTGSYTTGVMQTSTKLNMTVRETPQSVSVVTRQQMEDQNMQDLDDAIRGVTGMTVQQYGPARVSYAARGFDVDNIMYDGLATSISTYTQDVISAADLAIFDRVEVVRGATGLMQGAGNPAAAVNMVRKRPTQDFHMSLEGSAGTWDRYRSQVDVSGPLNSEGTLRGRAVAAYETRDSFQDVVSGERGVLYGITEADLNPDTTLTLGASYQNDNKNDNWVGLPAPLGGRHLDLKRSDYYGADWSYWDTTTTHLFGDVVHRFDNGWQMKVAADKLWARIEMLGLYNSCYYTEGCPTMIQGPGQYSYTDDHQSYDAFANGPFQAFGREHELVFGGSYREERFDGHGGWGDLYYKDGSPVTPFDPTKWDPSSVAKPDIDMNLWGMKLDQEQKGAYVTTRLNVADPLKVILGGRLDWYEADPHNETGTQKVTRNVTRYAGVVYDLNDVYSVYASYTDIFKPQSNFDASGSLLDPITGKNYEIGLKGEHFGGTLNTQIALFQIDQENRATDDTSGPSPCPSSPTSMYCSRASGKVRSQGVDMEVSGALTENWQAMVGYTYVDAKYKHDSNEDNVGKPFDPSKPRHLFKLATSYNLPGELYKWRVGGNLVTQSQTEDTSTGFQQGGYTVTNAMLGYKVNENIDTRVNFNNIFDKYYYSGISFGNLNYGEPRNLMFTVKYSM; this is encoded by the coding sequence ATGAAAGACGTAGCGTCGGGAGCGCTCCTGCTCGGTCTCTCCACCTTTGCTCTCTCCGCGGTCGCCGCCCCCGTGGCCATCGACCTGCCCAAGCAGCCCCTGGCTGTTTCCCTGGAGCAATTGCAGTCCGCAAGCGGAATGCGGATTTCCTATGATCGTGCCCAGGTCGCCAAGGTTGGCGCGCCGGCACTCAAGGGCAACATGGAGGCGGGCGAGGCGCTCGACCGTCTGCTGGCGGACAGCGGCCTGCAAGGCACGGTCGACGGCAACAGCGCGCAGGTCAGCGGCACCGTGCGCAGCAAGGCGGCGGGCAACGACAGCGTTGATCTGGGCGCGACCGAAATCGTCGGTGCCGCCAGCGTGGCGCCCGGCACCACCGAAGGCACCGGCTCCTACACTACTGGTGTGATGCAGACTTCCACCAAGCTGAACATGACCGTCCGCGAGACGCCGCAGTCGGTCAGCGTGGTGACCCGCCAGCAGATGGAAGACCAGAACATGCAGGATCTGGACGACGCGATCCGCGGCGTCACCGGCATGACCGTGCAGCAGTACGGCCCGGCGCGGGTGAGCTACGCCGCGCGCGGATTCGACGTCGACAACATCATGTACGACGGCCTGGCCACCAGCATTTCCACCTACACCCAGGACGTGATTTCCGCGGCGGACCTGGCGATTTTCGACCGTGTCGAAGTGGTGCGCGGCGCCACTGGCCTGATGCAGGGCGCCGGCAACCCGGCCGCCGCCGTCAACATGGTGCGCAAACGCCCGACCCAGGACTTCCACATGAGCCTGGAAGGCAGCGCCGGAACCTGGGACCGCTACCGCAGCCAGGTCGACGTTTCCGGCCCGCTGAACAGCGAAGGCACCCTGCGCGGCCGCGCGGTGGCCGCCTACGAGACCCGCGACAGCTTCCAGGACGTGGTCAGCGGCGAGCGCGGCGTGCTCTACGGCATCACCGAAGCCGATCTGAACCCGGACACCACCCTGACCCTGGGCGCGTCCTACCAGAACGACAACAAGAACGACAACTGGGTGGGCCTGCCGGCGCCGCTCGGCGGCCGCCACCTGGACCTCAAGCGCTCCGACTACTACGGCGCCGACTGGTCCTACTGGGATACCACCACCACCCACCTGTTCGGCGACGTGGTGCACCGCTTCGACAACGGCTGGCAGATGAAGGTCGCCGCCGACAAGCTGTGGGCGCGCATCGAGATGCTCGGCCTGTACAACAGCTGCTACTACACCGAAGGCTGCCCGACCATGATCCAGGGGCCGGGCCAGTACTCCTACACCGACGACCACCAGAGCTACGACGCCTTCGCCAACGGGCCGTTCCAGGCCTTCGGTCGCGAGCACGAGCTGGTGTTCGGCGGCAGCTACCGGGAAGAGCGCTTCGACGGCCACGGCGGCTGGGGCGACCTGTACTACAAGGATGGCTCGCCGGTCACGCCGTTCGACCCGACCAAATGGGACCCGTCCTCGGTGGCCAAGCCGGACATTGACATGAACCTGTGGGGCATGAAGCTCGACCAGGAGCAGAAGGGCGCCTACGTCACCACCCGCCTGAACGTCGCCGACCCGCTCAAGGTGATCCTCGGCGGCCGCCTGGACTGGTACGAGGCCGACCCGCACAACGAGACCGGCACCCAGAAGGTCACCCGCAATGTCACCCGTTACGCCGGCGTGGTCTATGATCTGAACGACGTGTACTCGGTCTATGCAAGCTACACCGACATCTTCAAGCCGCAGAGCAACTTCGACGCCAGCGGCAGCCTGCTCGACCCGATCACCGGCAAGAACTACGAGATCGGCCTGAAGGGCGAGCACTTCGGCGGCACCCTGAACACCCAGATCGCGCTATTCCAGATCGACCAGGAAAACCGCGCCACCGACGATACCAGCGGCCCCTCACCTTGCCCCAGTTCGCCAACCTCCATGTACTGCTCCCGCGCCTCGGGCAAGGTGCGCAGCCAGGGTGTGGACATGGAAGTGAGTGGCGCGCTGACCGAGAACTGGCAGGCCATGGTGGGTTACACCTACGTCGACGCCAAGTACAAGCACGACAGCAACGAGGACAATGTCGGCAAGCCCTTCGACCCGAGCAAGCCGCGCCACCTGTTCAAGCTCGCCACCAGCTACAACCTGCCGGGCGAACTGTACAAATGGCGCGTCGGCGGCAACCTCGTGACCCAGAGCCAGACCGAGGACACCAGCACCGGCTTCCAACAGGGCGGCTACACGGTGACCAACGCCATGCTCGGCTACAAGGTCAACGAGAACATCGACACCCGGGTGAACTTCAACAACATCTTCGACAAGTACTATTACAGCGGCATCAGCTTCGGCAACCTGAACTACGGCGAGCCGCGCAATCTGATGTTCACGGTGAAGTACTCGATGTGA
- a CDS encoding LysR family transcriptional regulator encodes MTRHFDDLQLGSIELFCLAAETGSFTAAANEAGITPAAVSRSVARLEERLGARLFVRTTRQMRLTDDGRNYFEQCRQALTQLVDAERAVSGGQSVVSGRLRISVPTPYAHYRLFPLLPEFRRRFPHVQVDVHVSNRNIDFANEGYDLAIRGRDPADSTLVARRLEDAENVIVATPEYLARAGTPQTPEELVHHECIQFELPSTGRRVPWSFRVDGQPVEIETSGSLTVLEDYLATATLAKCGGGLMQAYRFTVQEELKRGDLVEVLKDYGQTTRPFLLIYPHARHMPSRVRAFIEFMLEARA; translated from the coding sequence ATGACTCGCCACTTCGACGATCTGCAGCTGGGCAGCATCGAGCTGTTCTGTCTCGCTGCGGAAACCGGCAGCTTCACTGCCGCCGCCAACGAGGCGGGAATTACCCCGGCGGCGGTCAGCCGCTCGGTGGCGCGACTGGAGGAACGCCTGGGCGCGCGGCTGTTCGTGCGCACCACGCGGCAGATGCGCCTGACCGATGACGGCCGCAACTACTTCGAGCAATGCCGCCAGGCGCTGACCCAACTGGTGGACGCCGAGCGCGCTGTCAGCGGCGGCCAGAGCGTCGTGTCCGGGCGTTTGCGCATCAGCGTGCCCACGCCCTATGCGCACTACCGGCTGTTCCCGTTGCTGCCCGAGTTCCGCCGGCGTTTCCCGCATGTGCAGGTGGATGTGCATGTCAGCAACCGCAACATCGACTTCGCCAACGAGGGCTATGACCTGGCCATCCGTGGCCGCGACCCGGCGGATTCCACCCTGGTGGCGCGGCGCCTCGAAGACGCGGAGAACGTGATAGTCGCCACGCCCGAGTACCTGGCGCGCGCGGGTACGCCGCAGACGCCGGAGGAACTGGTTCATCACGAGTGCATCCAGTTCGAGTTGCCCAGTACCGGGCGGCGCGTGCCCTGGTCGTTCCGGGTCGACGGCCAGCCGGTCGAGATCGAGACGTCCGGCAGCCTCACGGTGCTGGAGGACTACCTGGCCACCGCCACCCTGGCCAAGTGCGGAGGCGGGCTGATGCAGGCCTATCGCTTCACCGTGCAGGAGGAACTGAAGCGCGGCGATCTGGTGGAAGTGCTGAAGGACTACGGCCAGACGACACGGCCATTCCTGCTGATCTACCCCCACGCGCGCCATATGCCGTCGCGGGTGCGGGCTTTCATCGAGTTCATGCTCGAGGCGCGCGCGTAG